In one Lachnospiraceae bacterium GAM79 genomic region, the following are encoded:
- a CDS encoding DUF2798 domain-containing protein: MPKTLFQNIVFTLMMSFLMVYAMICYNISLNTGGMSNSVFLAAFHELIIMWPVAFFLEFLFVDKAAHALAFRFVKPDDRPIIITLAISTMIICIMCPCMSLVATILFKHAGRQFAAVWLQTTFLNFPVAFFWQLFYCGPSIRLIFRKLFPAK, from the coding sequence ATGCCAAAAACTTTATTTCAAAACATTGTTTTCACATTAATGATGTCTTTTCTTATGGTCTATGCCATGATCTGCTACAACATTTCCCTAAACACGGGTGGAATGTCAAACTCCGTTTTCTTAGCCGCCTTTCATGAGCTTATCATCATGTGGCCGGTTGCCTTTTTTCTTGAATTCCTGTTTGTAGATAAGGCTGCACATGCTCTTGCATTCCGCTTCGTGAAGCCGGATGACCGCCCGATCATCATCACGCTTGCAATTTCTACCATGATCATCTGCATTATGTGTCCTTGCATGAGCCTTGTTGCCACTATTTTATTCAAACATGCCGGTCGTCAGTTTGCAGCCGTGTGGCTCCAGACCACCTTCTTAAACTTCCCGGTAGCTTTCTTCTGGCAGCTTTTTTATTGCGGTCCGTCTATCCGTCTGATCTTCCGCAAGCTTTTTCCAGCGAAATAA
- a CDS encoding zinc-ribbon domain-containing protein, whose translation MNSAQKICMIVGVGFAGIGLFMTLIFLFAFGKPGAFILIPLMFVVLGLCFIVTILVMLHNKKMIRVHGEKYTAKIYGYVKNTSYMVNGRFPLNVKVHYFDNYGIEREVILPTSISGGADSMFPIGMTIDIYEYNGKYSYDPASVRGERLRREEELMDNKPIDPEQLHLIAVRCSNCGASYKAATGYASRCPYCGGYQNV comes from the coding sequence ATGAACAGTGCACAGAAGATATGTATGATTGTCGGGGTGGGTTTTGCAGGAATAGGGCTTTTTATGACATTGATCTTTTTATTTGCATTTGGTAAGCCCGGGGCATTTATATTAATTCCATTAATGTTTGTGGTACTTGGATTATGTTTTATCGTGACGATCCTTGTTATGCTCCATAACAAGAAAATGATCCGTGTACATGGTGAAAAGTATACAGCGAAGATTTATGGTTATGTAAAAAATACATCTTATATGGTAAATGGCAGATTTCCTTTAAATGTAAAGGTGCATTATTTTGATAATTATGGTATCGAGCGGGAAGTGATCCTGCCGACTTCGATCAGTGGAGGAGCGGATTCCATGTTCCCGATCGGAATGACGATCGATATCTATGAATACAATGGTAAGTACAGTTATGATCCTGCTTCTGTCCGTGGAGAACGGTTAAGAAGAGAAGAAGAGCTGATGGACAACAAGCCGATCGATCCGGAACAGCTTCACCTGATCGCAGTCCGATGTTCGAACTGCGGTGCTTCTTATAAGGCAGCAACCGGATATGCCAGCCGCTGCCCTTATTGTGGTGGTTACCAGAATGTGTGA